The bacterium genome includes the window CGAAGCCGCTGACGGGCTTCTCCCTGACCGCCTTCCCAGGGACAACTGACTGCTGAACGAATTCCGGTTGCAGCCCGGGCTGGTAGAGGTGCCCGCGGGTGAGAACCCGGTTGGGGCAGGTCCGGGACCGGTCAGTTCCTGCGTTGGCCGAAGCGTCGGCCCAGGTACTCCGAGGCGATCCGCACCCGCTGGATGTTGGTCGTACCCCCTGCCAGCGCCCAGCCGTGAGCGTCGCGGTGGAGGCGCTCCATGTCGAACTCCACGGAGTAGCCGTAGCCGCCGTGTAGCTGGATGCCTAGATCCGAGACGCGCTTGGCCATCTCGTTGGCGAAGCACTTGGCCACCGACGCCTCCAGGGCCGGTGGTGATCCCCGCCCGGCCGAGACAGCCGCCCTATGGATGAGCAGGCGCGCCGCCTCCACCTGCATGACCATGTCGGCGATGGTTGCCTGCACGAGCTGGAACTCTGCTATCGGGCGTCCGAACTGGCGACGTTCCTGTACGTAGCGGGCGGAGCGGTCCAGAGCCGTCTGACCGATGGCGAGGGCCATCGTGGCGTTGCCGAGCCGCTCGATGGAGAACGCGGTGAACAGCTGCGAGAAGCCGCCTTTGCCCACCAGCAGGTTCTCACGGGGAATCCGCACCTCGTTGAAGAACATGTCGGCCGAACCGATGCCGCGGAAGCCCATCAGCCGTTCCTGCGGTCCGAACTCGAGACCGGGGGTGTCCCCGTCGACGACCACGGCGCCGATCCCCCGCGAGCCAAGTTCCTCCCCGAGGCGCACGTAGACCAGATACTGCTCCGAGTATCCGGCCCCCGAGCACCATCGCTTCATGCCGTCGATCACGATCTCGTCGCCGTCCACCCGCGCCCGGGTGGACATGTCGGTGGCGGCCGAGCCGGCATCCGGCTCGGAGATCGAGACCGCTACGGTGCTCTCGCCGCTGCAGACCGCCGGAAGCCAGCGGCGCTTCTGCTCGTCATTTCCGAACATGTCTATCACGCGGGCGGGACCGGTGGTGGCTTCGAAGACCGGCCAGGCGGCCACCTGGGTTGCCTTGGCCAACTCTTCGATGACGATGAGGGCGTCGATCAAAGGCCGGCCCATCCCGCCGTACTCCTCGGGAAGGGTGATACCGAGGAGTCCGAGTTCGCCGAGGCGCTTCCGCTCTTCGCGGGGGAGATGGATGCCGGCCGCGTCCCATTCCTGGGCGCGGGGCGCGTACACATCGCGCGCCAGGTCAGCTGCCAGGGAGCGGAGTTGGAGTTGCTCCTCGGTCAGGGCGAAAGGGCTCTGTCGAACCGGTAATTCCATGTCCACCCCACGGTTCGGCGGCAGTCATACGGCTGGCATCGATTGACACAACGTTAGCCGCATCGGTAACGTATCCCGATATCGGTTCGCGAGTTCAAGGAGACTTTCTCCGGTGACGGGTTCCGGGCTCACGCCCCTCGGACGGGACATCTTCTTCGAGTACCTGGTCAGCCACGATGTCCGCTACATCTTCGGCAATCCGGGAACCACCGAACTCCCCCTCGTCGACGGGTGCAACGACTACCCGTCCATCGAGTATGTCCTGTCCCTCCACGAGGACGTTGCGGTGGCCCAAGCCACCGGCTACGCGCGGGCATCGGGCAAGGTCGGGGTCGTGAACCTCCATGTCACGCCGGGCGTCGCCCACGGCCTCGGCAACCTCTACAACGCCCACCGGGCCCGGGTCCCGCTCCTGGTGACCGCAGGCCAGCACCACACGGGCTTACGGGTCCAGGACCCGATACTCAGTTCGGACCTTCTCTCCATGGTCGGGCAGTTCACCAAGTG containing:
- a CDS encoding acyl-CoA dehydrogenase family protein; this encodes MELPVRQSPFALTEEQLQLRSLAADLARDVYAPRAQEWDAAGIHLPREERKRLGELGLLGITLPEEYGGMGRPLIDALIVIEELAKATQVAAWPVFEATTGPARVIDMFGNDEQKRRWLPAVCSGESTVAVSISEPDAGSAATDMSTRARVDGDEIVIDGMKRWCSGAGYSEQYLVYVRLGEELGSRGIGAVVVDGDTPGLEFGPQERLMGFRGIGSADMFFNEVRIPRENLLVGKGGFSQLFTAFSIERLGNATMALAIGQTALDRSARYVQERRQFGRPIAEFQLVQATIADMVMQVEAARLLIHRAAVSAGRGSPPALEASVAKCFANEMAKRVSDLGIQLHGGYGYSVEFDMERLHRDAHGWALAGGTTNIQRVRIASEYLGRRFGQRRN